The proteins below are encoded in one region of Eulemur rufifrons isolate Redbay chromosome 2, OSU_ERuf_1, whole genome shotgun sequence:
- the AP3D1 gene encoding AP-3 complex subunit delta-1 isoform X5 yields MALKMVKGSIDRMFDKNLQDLVRGIRNHKEDEAKYISQCIDEIKQELKQDNIAVKANAVCKLTYLQMLGYDISWAAFNIIEVMSASKFTFKRIGYLAASQSFHEGTDVIMLTTNQIRKDLSSPSQYDTGVALTGLSCFVTPDLARDLANDIMTLMSHTKPYIRKKAVLIMYKVFLKYPESLRPAFPRLKEKLEDPDPGVQSAAVNVICELARRNPKNYLSLAPLFFKLMTSSTNNWVLIKIIKLFGALTPLEPRLGKKLIEPLTNLIHSTSAMSLLYECVNTVIAVLISLSSGMPNHSASIQLCVQKLRILIEDSDQNLKYLGLLAMSKILKTHPKSVQSHKDLILQCLDDKDESIRLRALDLLYGMVSKKNLMEIVKKLMTHVDKAEGTTYRDELLTKIIDICSQSNYQHITNFEWYISILVELTRLEGTRHGHLIAAQMLDVAIRVKAIRKFAVSQMSTLLDNAHLVASSTQRNGICEVLYAATWICGEFSEHLQEPQHTLEAMLRPKVTTLPGHIQAVYVQNVVKLYASILQQKEQAAETEAAQAVTQLMIDRLPQFVQSADLEVQERASCILQLVKHVQKLQAKAVPVAEEVSALFAGELNPVAPKAQKKVPVPEGLDLDAWINEPLSDSESEDEKPKAMFHEEEQRQAKHRLPEVDEEELARRREARKQEQANNPFYIKSSPSPQKRYQDSPGVEHIPVVQIDLSVPLKVPGLPLSDQYVRLEEERRHRQRLEKDKRRKKRRDKEKKGKRRHGSLPTESDEDIAPAQQVDIVTEEMPENALPSDEDDKDPNDPYRALDIDLDKPLADSEKLPVQKHRNAENSKSPEKEDVPVVEKKSKKPKKKEKKHKEKEREKEKKKEKERKVRSAPRPHKKKHKKEKEERPKDKKRSRKKLLGSEEAPGEPVQNGALEEGPLPPMSSYSLLAENSYIKMTYGIQGSLQDSQVTVSIILENLSGSVLKSMELSVLDSLNTRMARPEGSSVHDGVPVPFQLPPGVSNEAQFVFTVQSIVMAQKLKGTLSFIAKDDEGATHEKLDFKLHFSCSSYLTTTPCYSDAFAKLLESGDLSMSSIRVDGISMSFQNLLTKICFHHHFSVVERVDSCASMYSRSIQGHHICLLVKKGENSVSVDGKCSDATLLSNVLEEMKATLATC; encoded by the exons CGCATTGGCTACCTCGCCGCCTCCCAGAGCTTTCATGAGGGCACCGATGTCATCATGCTGACCACGAATCAGATCCGCAAG GACCTGAGCAGCCCCAGCCAGTACGACACTGGCGTTGCACTGACTGGTCTGTCCTGTTTTGTCACCCCAGATCTTGCCAGAGACCTGGCAAATGACATCATGACGCTG ATGTCGCACACCAAGCCCTACATCCGGAAGAAGGCCGTGCTGATCATGTACAAGGTGTTCCTGAAGTACCCTGAGTCACTCCGCCCTGCCTTCCCCCGGCTCAAGGAGAAGCTGGAGGACCCCGACCCTG GGGTTCAGTCGGCCGCTGTCAACGTCATCTGTGAGCTGGCCAGACGCAACCCCAAGAACTACCTGTCCCTCGCCCCACTGTTCTTCAAGCTGATGACGTCCTCCACCAACAACTGGGTCCTCATCAAGATCATCAAGCTG TTTGGTGCTCTGACGCCTCTGGAGCCGAGGTTGGGCAAGAAGCTGATTGAGCCTCTCACCAACCTCATCCACAG CACGTCTGCCATGTCCCTTCTCTACGAGTGTGTGAACACTGTGATTGCAG TGCTCATCTCGCTGTCTTCCGGCATGCCCAACCACAGCGCCAGCATCCAG CTCTGTGTTCAGAAGTTGAGGATACTGATAGAAGACTCCGATCAGAACT TGAAGTATCTGGGGCTGTTGGCCATGTCCAAGATCCTGAAAACACATCCCAAGTCCGTGCAGTCCCACAAGGACCTCATCCTGCAGTGTCTGGACGACAAGGATGAGTCCATCCGGCTGCGGGCCCTGGACCTGCTATATGGAATG GTGTCCAAGAAGAACCTGATGGAGATTGTCAAGAAGCTGATGACCCACGTGGACAAGGCCGAGGGTACCACCTACCGCGACGAGCTCCTCACCAAGATCATCGACATCTGCAGCCAGTCCAACTACCAGCACATCACCAACTTTGAGTGGTACATCAGCATCCTGGTAGAGCTCACCCGGCTGGAGGGCACCCGCCACGGCCACCTCATTGCTGCGCAGATGCTGGACGTGGCCATCCGCGTGAAGGCCATCCGCAAGTTTGCCGTGTCCCAGATGTCCACGCTGCTCGACAATGCCCACCTGGTGGCCAGTAGCACCCAGCGGAACGGGATCTGCGAGGTGCTCTACGCTGCCACCTGGATCTGCGGGGAGTTCTCGGA GCACCTGCAGGAGCCCCAGCACACACTGGAGGCCATGCTGCGGCCCAAAGTCACCACGCTGCCCGGCCACATCCAGGCCGTGTACGTGCAGAATGTCGTCAAGCTGTACGCATCCATCCTGCAGCAGAAGGAGCAGGCGGCGGAGACAGAGGCGGCCCAGGCAGTCACCCAGCTCATGATAGACCGGCTACCCCAGTTTGTGCAGAGTGCGGACCTGGAGGTGCAGGAACGG GCGTCCTGCATCTTGCAGCTGGTCAAGCATGTGCAGAAGCTGCAGGCCAAGGCTGTGCCCGTGGCAGAGGAAGTGAGCGCCCTCTTTGCTGGGGAGCTGAACCCAGTGGCTCCTAAGGCCCAGAAGAAGGTTCCAGTCCCTGAAGG CCTGGACCTGGATGCCTGGATCAACGAGCCACTCTCGGACAGTGAGTCTGAAGACGAGAAGCCCAAGGCCATGTTCCACGAGGAGGAGCAGCGGCAGGCCAAGCACCGGCTGCCTGAGGTGGACGAGGAAGAGCTGGCCCGG CGTCGAGAGGCCCGGAAGCAGGAGCAGGCCAACAACCCGTTCTACATCAAAAGTTCTCCATCCCCGCAGAAG CGCTACCAGGACTCGCCCGGCGTGGAGCACATCCCCGTGGTGCAGATCGACCTCTCTGTCCCGCTGAAGGTCCCAG GGCTGCCCCTGTCAGACCAGTACGTGCGGCTGGAGGAGGAGCGGAGGCACCGGCAGAGGCTGGAGAAGGACAAGCGCAGGAAGAAGCGCAGGGACAAGGAGAAGAAGGGCAAGCGCCGCCACGGCTCTCTGCCTACAGAGAGCGACGAGGACATTGCCCCTGCCCAGCAGGTGGACATTGTCACCGAGGAGATGCCTGAG AATGCTCTGCCCAGTGACGAGGACGATAAAGACCCCAATGACCCCTACAGGGCCCTGGACATCGACCTGGATAA GCCCCTGGCTGACAGCGAGAAGCTGCCAGTCCAGAAACACAGGAACGCTGAGAACTCCAAGTCCCCCGAAAAAGAAGATGTTCCCGTGgtagaaaaaaagagcaagaaaccaaaaaaaaaagagaagaagcacaaagaaaaggagagagagaaagagaagaagaaggagaaggagaggaaggtgAGGTCGGCACCCAGGCcg CATAAGAAGAAGCacaagaaggagaaggaggagcggCCCAAGGACAAGAAGAGATCCAGGAAGAAGCTGCTGGGGAGCGAGGAGGCGCCTGGGGAGCCCGTGCAGAATGGCGCACTCGAGGAGGGGCCTCTCCCG CCTATGTCCAGCTACTCCCTCCTGGCCGAAAATTCTTACATTAAAATG ACCTACGGCATCCAGGGCAGCCTACAGGATAGCCAGGTCACCGTGTCCATCATCCTGGAGAACCTCAGTGGCAGCGTCCTCAAGAGCATGGAGCTCAGTGTGCTGGACTCGCTCAATACCAGGATGGCCCGGCCGGAGGGCTCCTCCGTCCACGACGGTGTCCCCGTGCCTTTCCAACTGCCCCCGG GTGTCTCCAACGAAGCCCAGTTTGTGTTCACCGTCCAGAGCATCGTCATGGCCCAGAAGCTCAAGGGCACCCTGTCCTTCATCGCCAAG GATGACGAAGGCGCCACCCATGAGAAGCTGGACTTCAAGCTGCACTTCAGCTGCTCCTCGTACTTGACCACGACGCCCTGCTACAG CGATGCCTTTGCCAAGCTGCTGGAGTCTGGGGACCTGAGCATGAGCTCAATCAGAGTCGACGGCATTAGCATGTCCTTCCAGAACCTTCTGACAAAGATCTGTTTTCACCACCACTTTTCcg TTGTGGAGCGAGTGGACTCCTGCGCCTCCATGTACAGCCGCTCCATCCAGGGCCACCACATCTGTCTCCTGGTGAAGAAG GGGGAGAACTCCGTGTCGGTGGACGGGAAGTGCAGCGACGCGACCCTGCTGAGCAACGTGCTGGAGGAGATGAAGGCCACGCTGGCCACGTGCTGA
- the AP3D1 gene encoding AP-3 complex subunit delta-1 isoform X1, with protein MALKMVKGSIDRMFDKNLQDLVRGIRNHKEDEAKYISQCIDEIKQELKQDNIAVKANAVCKLTYLQMLGYDISWAAFNIIEVMSASKFTFKRIGYLAASQSFHEGTDVIMLTTNQIRKDLSSPSQYDTGVALTGLSCFVTPDLARDLANDIMTLMSHTKPYIRKKAVLIMYKVFLKYPESLRPAFPRLKEKLEDPDPGVQSAAVNVICELARRNPKNYLSLAPLFFKLMTSSTNNWVLIKIIKLFGALTPLEPRLGKKLIEPLTNLIHSTSAMSLLYECVNTVIAVLISLSSGMPNHSASIQLCVQKLRILIEDSDQNLKYLGLLAMSKILKTHPKSVQSHKDLILQCLDDKDESIRLRALDLLYGMVSKKNLMEIVKKLMTHVDKAEGTTYRDELLTKIIDICSQSNYQHITNFEWYISILVELTRLEGTRHGHLIAAQMLDVAIRVKAIRKFAVSQMSTLLDNAHLVASSTQRNGICEVLYAATWICGEFSEHLQEPQHTLEAMLRPKVTTLPGHIQAVYVQNVVKLYASILQQKEQAAETEAAQAVTQLMIDRLPQFVQSADLEVQERASCILQLVKHVQKLQAKAVPVAEEVSALFAGELNPVAPKAQKKVPVPEGLDLDAWINEPLSDSESEDEKPKAMFHEEEQRQAKHRLPEVDEEELARRREARKQEQANNPFYIKSSPSPQKRYQDSPGVEHIPVVQIDLSVPLKVPGLPLSDQYVRLEEERRHRQRLEKDKRRKKRRDKEKKGKRRHGSLPTESDEDIAPAQQVDIVTEEMPENALPSDEDDKDPNDPYRALDIDLDKPLADSEKLPVQKHRNAENSKSPEKEDVPVVEKKSKKPKKKEKKHKEKEREKEKKKEKERKGEDLDFWLSTTPPPAAVPSTDTLSVNTHTDTAPKDEVVEPRREAQDEEDEDQDQEKKPSKHKKKHKKEKEERPKDKKRSRKKLLGSEEAPGEPVQNGALEEGPLPPMSSYSLLAENSYIKMTYGIQGSLQDSQVTVSIILENLSGSVLKSMELSVLDSLNTRMARPEGSSVHDGVPVPFQLPPGVSNEAQFVFTVQSIVMAQKLKGTLSFIAKDDEGATHEKLDFKLHFSCSSYLTTTPCYSDAFAKLLESGDLSMSSIRVDGISMSFQNLLTKICFHHHFSVVERVDSCASMYSRSIQGHHICLLVKKGENSVSVDGKCSDATLLSNVLEEMKATLATC; from the exons CGCATTGGCTACCTCGCCGCCTCCCAGAGCTTTCATGAGGGCACCGATGTCATCATGCTGACCACGAATCAGATCCGCAAG GACCTGAGCAGCCCCAGCCAGTACGACACTGGCGTTGCACTGACTGGTCTGTCCTGTTTTGTCACCCCAGATCTTGCCAGAGACCTGGCAAATGACATCATGACGCTG ATGTCGCACACCAAGCCCTACATCCGGAAGAAGGCCGTGCTGATCATGTACAAGGTGTTCCTGAAGTACCCTGAGTCACTCCGCCCTGCCTTCCCCCGGCTCAAGGAGAAGCTGGAGGACCCCGACCCTG GGGTTCAGTCGGCCGCTGTCAACGTCATCTGTGAGCTGGCCAGACGCAACCCCAAGAACTACCTGTCCCTCGCCCCACTGTTCTTCAAGCTGATGACGTCCTCCACCAACAACTGGGTCCTCATCAAGATCATCAAGCTG TTTGGTGCTCTGACGCCTCTGGAGCCGAGGTTGGGCAAGAAGCTGATTGAGCCTCTCACCAACCTCATCCACAG CACGTCTGCCATGTCCCTTCTCTACGAGTGTGTGAACACTGTGATTGCAG TGCTCATCTCGCTGTCTTCCGGCATGCCCAACCACAGCGCCAGCATCCAG CTCTGTGTTCAGAAGTTGAGGATACTGATAGAAGACTCCGATCAGAACT TGAAGTATCTGGGGCTGTTGGCCATGTCCAAGATCCTGAAAACACATCCCAAGTCCGTGCAGTCCCACAAGGACCTCATCCTGCAGTGTCTGGACGACAAGGATGAGTCCATCCGGCTGCGGGCCCTGGACCTGCTATATGGAATG GTGTCCAAGAAGAACCTGATGGAGATTGTCAAGAAGCTGATGACCCACGTGGACAAGGCCGAGGGTACCACCTACCGCGACGAGCTCCTCACCAAGATCATCGACATCTGCAGCCAGTCCAACTACCAGCACATCACCAACTTTGAGTGGTACATCAGCATCCTGGTAGAGCTCACCCGGCTGGAGGGCACCCGCCACGGCCACCTCATTGCTGCGCAGATGCTGGACGTGGCCATCCGCGTGAAGGCCATCCGCAAGTTTGCCGTGTCCCAGATGTCCACGCTGCTCGACAATGCCCACCTGGTGGCCAGTAGCACCCAGCGGAACGGGATCTGCGAGGTGCTCTACGCTGCCACCTGGATCTGCGGGGAGTTCTCGGA GCACCTGCAGGAGCCCCAGCACACACTGGAGGCCATGCTGCGGCCCAAAGTCACCACGCTGCCCGGCCACATCCAGGCCGTGTACGTGCAGAATGTCGTCAAGCTGTACGCATCCATCCTGCAGCAGAAGGAGCAGGCGGCGGAGACAGAGGCGGCCCAGGCAGTCACCCAGCTCATGATAGACCGGCTACCCCAGTTTGTGCAGAGTGCGGACCTGGAGGTGCAGGAACGG GCGTCCTGCATCTTGCAGCTGGTCAAGCATGTGCAGAAGCTGCAGGCCAAGGCTGTGCCCGTGGCAGAGGAAGTGAGCGCCCTCTTTGCTGGGGAGCTGAACCCAGTGGCTCCTAAGGCCCAGAAGAAGGTTCCAGTCCCTGAAGG CCTGGACCTGGATGCCTGGATCAACGAGCCACTCTCGGACAGTGAGTCTGAAGACGAGAAGCCCAAGGCCATGTTCCACGAGGAGGAGCAGCGGCAGGCCAAGCACCGGCTGCCTGAGGTGGACGAGGAAGAGCTGGCCCGG CGTCGAGAGGCCCGGAAGCAGGAGCAGGCCAACAACCCGTTCTACATCAAAAGTTCTCCATCCCCGCAGAAG CGCTACCAGGACTCGCCCGGCGTGGAGCACATCCCCGTGGTGCAGATCGACCTCTCTGTCCCGCTGAAGGTCCCAG GGCTGCCCCTGTCAGACCAGTACGTGCGGCTGGAGGAGGAGCGGAGGCACCGGCAGAGGCTGGAGAAGGACAAGCGCAGGAAGAAGCGCAGGGACAAGGAGAAGAAGGGCAAGCGCCGCCACGGCTCTCTGCCTACAGAGAGCGACGAGGACATTGCCCCTGCCCAGCAGGTGGACATTGTCACCGAGGAGATGCCTGAG AATGCTCTGCCCAGTGACGAGGACGATAAAGACCCCAATGACCCCTACAGGGCCCTGGACATCGACCTGGATAA GCCCCTGGCTGACAGCGAGAAGCTGCCAGTCCAGAAACACAGGAACGCTGAGAACTCCAAGTCCCCCGAAAAAGAAGATGTTCCCGTGgtagaaaaaaagagcaagaaaccaaaaaaaaaagagaagaagcacaaagaaaaggagagagagaaagagaagaagaaggagaaggagaggaag GGCGAGGACTTAGACTTCTGGCTGTCTACCACCCCACCGCCTGCCGCGGTCCCATCCACG GACACGCTCAGTGTGAACACACACACTGACACTGCCCCCAAAGACGAGGTGGTGGAAcccaggagagaggcccaggatgaggaggatgaggacCAAGATCAGGAGAAG AAACCTTCCAAGCATAAGAAGAAGCacaagaaggagaaggaggagcggCCCAAGGACAAGAAGAGATCCAGGAAGAAGCTGCTGGGGAGCGAGGAGGCGCCTGGGGAGCCCGTGCAGAATGGCGCACTCGAGGAGGGGCCTCTCCCG CCTATGTCCAGCTACTCCCTCCTGGCCGAAAATTCTTACATTAAAATG ACCTACGGCATCCAGGGCAGCCTACAGGATAGCCAGGTCACCGTGTCCATCATCCTGGAGAACCTCAGTGGCAGCGTCCTCAAGAGCATGGAGCTCAGTGTGCTGGACTCGCTCAATACCAGGATGGCCCGGCCGGAGGGCTCCTCCGTCCACGACGGTGTCCCCGTGCCTTTCCAACTGCCCCCGG GTGTCTCCAACGAAGCCCAGTTTGTGTTCACCGTCCAGAGCATCGTCATGGCCCAGAAGCTCAAGGGCACCCTGTCCTTCATCGCCAAG GATGACGAAGGCGCCACCCATGAGAAGCTGGACTTCAAGCTGCACTTCAGCTGCTCCTCGTACTTGACCACGACGCCCTGCTACAG CGATGCCTTTGCCAAGCTGCTGGAGTCTGGGGACCTGAGCATGAGCTCAATCAGAGTCGACGGCATTAGCATGTCCTTCCAGAACCTTCTGACAAAGATCTGTTTTCACCACCACTTTTCcg TTGTGGAGCGAGTGGACTCCTGCGCCTCCATGTACAGCCGCTCCATCCAGGGCCACCACATCTGTCTCCTGGTGAAGAAG GGGGAGAACTCCGTGTCGGTGGACGGGAAGTGCAGCGACGCGACCCTGCTGAGCAACGTGCTGGAGGAGATGAAGGCCACGCTGGCCACGTGCTGA
- the AP3D1 gene encoding AP-3 complex subunit delta-1 isoform X3 → MALKMVKGSIDRMFDKNLQDLVRGIRNHKEDEAKYISQCIDEIKQELKQDNIAVKANAVCKLTYLQMLGYDISWAAFNIIEVMSASKFTFKRIGYLAASQSFHEGTDVIMLTTNQIRKDLSSPSQYDTGVALTGLSCFVTPDLARDLANDIMTLMSHTKPYIRKKAVLIMYKVFLKYPESLRPAFPRLKEKLEDPDPGVQSAAVNVICELARRNPKNYLSLAPLFFKLMTSSTNNWVLIKIIKLFGALTPLEPRLGKKLIEPLTNLIHSTSAMSLLYECVNTVIAVLISLSSGMPNHSASIQLCVQKLRILIEDSDQNLKYLGLLAMSKILKTHPKSVQSHKDLILQCLDDKDESIRLRALDLLYGMVSKKNLMEIVKKLMTHVDKAEGTTYRDELLTKIIDICSQSNYQHITNFEWYISILVELTRLEGTRHGHLIAAQMLDVAIRVKAIRKFAVSQMSTLLDNAHLVASSTQRNGICEVLYAATWICGEFSEHLQEPQHTLEAMLRPKVTTLPGHIQAVYVQNVVKLYASILQQKEQAAETEAAQAVTQLMIDRLPQFVQSADLEVQERASCILQLVKHVQKLQAKAVPVAEEVSALFAGELNPVAPKAQKKVPVPEGLDLDAWINEPLSDSESEDEKPKAMFHEEEQRQAKHRLPEVDEEELARRREARKQEQANNPFYIKSSPSPQKRYQDSPGVEHIPVVQIDLSVPLKVPGLPLSDQYVRLEEERRHRQRLEKDKRRKKRRDKEKKGKRRHGSLPTESDEDIAPAQQVDIVTEEMPENALPSDEDDKDPNDPYRALDIDLDKPLADSEKLPVQKHRNAENSKSPEKEDVPVVEKKSKKPKKKEKKHKEKEREKEKKKEKERKGEDLDFWLSTTPPPAAVPAPKDEVVEPRREAQDEEDEDQDQEKKPSKHKKKHKKEKEERPKDKKRSRKKLLGSEEAPGEPVQNGALEEGPLPPMSSYSLLAENSYIKMTYGIQGSLQDSQVTVSIILENLSGSVLKSMELSVLDSLNTRMARPEGSSVHDGVPVPFQLPPGVSNEAQFVFTVQSIVMAQKLKGTLSFIAKDDEGATHEKLDFKLHFSCSSYLTTTPCYSDAFAKLLESGDLSMSSIRVDGISMSFQNLLTKICFHHHFSVVERVDSCASMYSRSIQGHHICLLVKKGENSVSVDGKCSDATLLSNVLEEMKATLATC, encoded by the exons CGCATTGGCTACCTCGCCGCCTCCCAGAGCTTTCATGAGGGCACCGATGTCATCATGCTGACCACGAATCAGATCCGCAAG GACCTGAGCAGCCCCAGCCAGTACGACACTGGCGTTGCACTGACTGGTCTGTCCTGTTTTGTCACCCCAGATCTTGCCAGAGACCTGGCAAATGACATCATGACGCTG ATGTCGCACACCAAGCCCTACATCCGGAAGAAGGCCGTGCTGATCATGTACAAGGTGTTCCTGAAGTACCCTGAGTCACTCCGCCCTGCCTTCCCCCGGCTCAAGGAGAAGCTGGAGGACCCCGACCCTG GGGTTCAGTCGGCCGCTGTCAACGTCATCTGTGAGCTGGCCAGACGCAACCCCAAGAACTACCTGTCCCTCGCCCCACTGTTCTTCAAGCTGATGACGTCCTCCACCAACAACTGGGTCCTCATCAAGATCATCAAGCTG TTTGGTGCTCTGACGCCTCTGGAGCCGAGGTTGGGCAAGAAGCTGATTGAGCCTCTCACCAACCTCATCCACAG CACGTCTGCCATGTCCCTTCTCTACGAGTGTGTGAACACTGTGATTGCAG TGCTCATCTCGCTGTCTTCCGGCATGCCCAACCACAGCGCCAGCATCCAG CTCTGTGTTCAGAAGTTGAGGATACTGATAGAAGACTCCGATCAGAACT TGAAGTATCTGGGGCTGTTGGCCATGTCCAAGATCCTGAAAACACATCCCAAGTCCGTGCAGTCCCACAAGGACCTCATCCTGCAGTGTCTGGACGACAAGGATGAGTCCATCCGGCTGCGGGCCCTGGACCTGCTATATGGAATG GTGTCCAAGAAGAACCTGATGGAGATTGTCAAGAAGCTGATGACCCACGTGGACAAGGCCGAGGGTACCACCTACCGCGACGAGCTCCTCACCAAGATCATCGACATCTGCAGCCAGTCCAACTACCAGCACATCACCAACTTTGAGTGGTACATCAGCATCCTGGTAGAGCTCACCCGGCTGGAGGGCACCCGCCACGGCCACCTCATTGCTGCGCAGATGCTGGACGTGGCCATCCGCGTGAAGGCCATCCGCAAGTTTGCCGTGTCCCAGATGTCCACGCTGCTCGACAATGCCCACCTGGTGGCCAGTAGCACCCAGCGGAACGGGATCTGCGAGGTGCTCTACGCTGCCACCTGGATCTGCGGGGAGTTCTCGGA GCACCTGCAGGAGCCCCAGCACACACTGGAGGCCATGCTGCGGCCCAAAGTCACCACGCTGCCCGGCCACATCCAGGCCGTGTACGTGCAGAATGTCGTCAAGCTGTACGCATCCATCCTGCAGCAGAAGGAGCAGGCGGCGGAGACAGAGGCGGCCCAGGCAGTCACCCAGCTCATGATAGACCGGCTACCCCAGTTTGTGCAGAGTGCGGACCTGGAGGTGCAGGAACGG GCGTCCTGCATCTTGCAGCTGGTCAAGCATGTGCAGAAGCTGCAGGCCAAGGCTGTGCCCGTGGCAGAGGAAGTGAGCGCCCTCTTTGCTGGGGAGCTGAACCCAGTGGCTCCTAAGGCCCAGAAGAAGGTTCCAGTCCCTGAAGG CCTGGACCTGGATGCCTGGATCAACGAGCCACTCTCGGACAGTGAGTCTGAAGACGAGAAGCCCAAGGCCATGTTCCACGAGGAGGAGCAGCGGCAGGCCAAGCACCGGCTGCCTGAGGTGGACGAGGAAGAGCTGGCCCGG CGTCGAGAGGCCCGGAAGCAGGAGCAGGCCAACAACCCGTTCTACATCAAAAGTTCTCCATCCCCGCAGAAG CGCTACCAGGACTCGCCCGGCGTGGAGCACATCCCCGTGGTGCAGATCGACCTCTCTGTCCCGCTGAAGGTCCCAG GGCTGCCCCTGTCAGACCAGTACGTGCGGCTGGAGGAGGAGCGGAGGCACCGGCAGAGGCTGGAGAAGGACAAGCGCAGGAAGAAGCGCAGGGACAAGGAGAAGAAGGGCAAGCGCCGCCACGGCTCTCTGCCTACAGAGAGCGACGAGGACATTGCCCCTGCCCAGCAGGTGGACATTGTCACCGAGGAGATGCCTGAG AATGCTCTGCCCAGTGACGAGGACGATAAAGACCCCAATGACCCCTACAGGGCCCTGGACATCGACCTGGATAA GCCCCTGGCTGACAGCGAGAAGCTGCCAGTCCAGAAACACAGGAACGCTGAGAACTCCAAGTCCCCCGAAAAAGAAGATGTTCCCGTGgtagaaaaaaagagcaagaaaccaaaaaaaaaagagaagaagcacaaagaaaaggagagagagaaagagaagaagaaggagaaggagaggaag GGCGAGGACTTAGACTTCTGGCTGTCTACCACCCCACCGCCTGCCGCGGTCCC TGCCCCCAAAGACGAGGTGGTGGAAcccaggagagaggcccaggatgaggaggatgaggacCAAGATCAGGAGAAG AAACCTTCCAAGCATAAGAAGAAGCacaagaaggagaaggaggagcggCCCAAGGACAAGAAGAGATCCAGGAAGAAGCTGCTGGGGAGCGAGGAGGCGCCTGGGGAGCCCGTGCAGAATGGCGCACTCGAGGAGGGGCCTCTCCCG CCTATGTCCAGCTACTCCCTCCTGGCCGAAAATTCTTACATTAAAATG ACCTACGGCATCCAGGGCAGCCTACAGGATAGCCAGGTCACCGTGTCCATCATCCTGGAGAACCTCAGTGGCAGCGTCCTCAAGAGCATGGAGCTCAGTGTGCTGGACTCGCTCAATACCAGGATGGCCCGGCCGGAGGGCTCCTCCGTCCACGACGGTGTCCCCGTGCCTTTCCAACTGCCCCCGG GTGTCTCCAACGAAGCCCAGTTTGTGTTCACCGTCCAGAGCATCGTCATGGCCCAGAAGCTCAAGGGCACCCTGTCCTTCATCGCCAAG GATGACGAAGGCGCCACCCATGAGAAGCTGGACTTCAAGCTGCACTTCAGCTGCTCCTCGTACTTGACCACGACGCCCTGCTACAG CGATGCCTTTGCCAAGCTGCTGGAGTCTGGGGACCTGAGCATGAGCTCAATCAGAGTCGACGGCATTAGCATGTCCTTCCAGAACCTTCTGACAAAGATCTGTTTTCACCACCACTTTTCcg TTGTGGAGCGAGTGGACTCCTGCGCCTCCATGTACAGCCGCTCCATCCAGGGCCACCACATCTGTCTCCTGGTGAAGAAG GGGGAGAACTCCGTGTCGGTGGACGGGAAGTGCAGCGACGCGACCCTGCTGAGCAACGTGCTGGAGGAGATGAAGGCCACGCTGGCCACGTGCTGA